The following coding sequences lie in one Thalassoglobus polymorphus genomic window:
- a CDS encoding efflux RND transporter periplasmic adaptor subunit encodes MENSTSYPASSSSATERWNVFLEMAVTVSRASGGAIWNVQQRQPVLQSQYQLGSQRLDTVHEQWPGHVESLARVIQTGKSQSLKAKFEQANGSSTLRLLLFPILSGQAVENILELFLPEQSELADSQIESSVQQLLVWATPSSEARTNSNAMEFATWLAHIHQHLDVAKTCYTITNETRLWSGWDRLSLLLAEGKLFRLKSVSGVDALDPRSTTVSTLESVAQQALSQSRETIVSSESDPKSFLQDYHDRTQAKQVALIPLLGRVHSSNREVIGVLVCDRFEDSYGKVQTVEDLEISCHHIAVALEHALRYEDVQVSPLRRCVRRAFSQRFVKIISVSALFVLAGFFLSLWPATLTVTGTGFLEPQKTRDVFAISNGLIEKLHVTQGETVAESDELLTLRSPELDLEVNRIQGELTTVRQQIDDLVKIRSDPRRANEMRQSSAELAARGEELKTVEIGLQRQLDLMKRQSKELILRSPMSGEVITSNLESILSSNRPVTRTDRLLRIADLTGDWIAKLHVDHRDIGPVLEAYRSQAATVTFLTADAAESSKEAILQSVAPSVSTDAISGSTLVFDAEVKRSVIPDAKPGTTILFRIDCGKAPIGYVWFRRLIDRLHGWWTLR; translated from the coding sequence ATGGAAAATTCCACCTCATACCCAGCATCGTCAAGTTCAGCGACTGAACGCTGGAATGTGTTTCTGGAGATGGCGGTCACCGTTTCTCGTGCGTCAGGCGGGGCGATTTGGAACGTTCAACAACGACAGCCTGTTCTGCAATCACAGTATCAATTGGGATCGCAACGACTCGATACGGTTCACGAGCAGTGGCCCGGTCATGTCGAGAGTTTGGCTCGAGTAATTCAAACTGGGAAGTCGCAGTCACTTAAAGCGAAATTCGAGCAGGCGAATGGTTCCAGTACCTTGCGACTGCTGTTGTTTCCAATTTTGTCTGGTCAAGCAGTTGAGAATATACTCGAACTCTTCCTGCCTGAACAAAGTGAACTGGCAGACTCTCAAATTGAAAGCAGTGTGCAACAGTTGCTTGTTTGGGCAACTCCATCGAGCGAGGCGAGAACGAATTCCAACGCGATGGAATTTGCCACTTGGCTGGCGCACATCCATCAACACCTTGATGTCGCTAAAACTTGCTACACGATTACGAATGAAACACGCCTCTGGTCAGGTTGGGACCGACTTAGCCTGCTGCTCGCAGAGGGGAAATTGTTTCGCCTGAAATCGGTCAGCGGCGTGGATGCTCTTGATCCGAGGTCGACGACGGTCAGCACGTTAGAAAGTGTTGCGCAACAGGCATTGAGCCAGTCTCGCGAGACCATTGTCTCAAGCGAGAGTGATCCCAAGTCGTTTCTTCAAGACTATCACGACCGCACCCAAGCGAAGCAAGTTGCGCTGATTCCGCTACTGGGAAGAGTCCACTCTTCGAATCGTGAAGTGATCGGAGTTCTGGTTTGTGATCGATTTGAAGATTCATACGGGAAGGTCCAAACGGTCGAGGATCTGGAAATTTCTTGCCATCACATCGCTGTCGCTCTGGAACATGCTCTGAGATATGAGGATGTGCAAGTTAGCCCTCTGCGACGGTGCGTGCGGCGCGCTTTTTCACAGCGATTCGTGAAAATTATTTCTGTGTCTGCCCTGTTCGTACTGGCGGGTTTCTTTCTGAGCCTGTGGCCAGCGACGTTGACGGTCACAGGAACTGGATTTCTAGAACCGCAGAAGACACGAGATGTCTTCGCAATTTCAAACGGCCTGATCGAAAAGCTTCATGTGACACAGGGAGAGACAGTTGCAGAATCTGATGAACTTCTGACTCTCAGAAGTCCGGAACTGGATCTCGAGGTCAACCGCATTCAGGGAGAATTAACAACAGTCAGGCAGCAGATTGATGATCTGGTGAAAATCCGGAGCGATCCAAGGCGAGCGAATGAGATGCGACAATCCTCTGCGGAGCTTGCTGCTCGCGGAGAGGAACTCAAAACCGTTGAAATTGGACTCCAGAGACAGTTGGATTTGATGAAGCGGCAATCGAAAGAGCTCATCTTGAGAAGTCCAATGAGTGGGGAAGTGATCACTTCGAATTTGGAGTCAATTCTCTCGTCGAATCGACCTGTGACGCGTACTGATCGCCTGTTACGAATCGCTGACCTGACAGGAGACTGGATTGCGAAGCTGCATGTCGATCATCGAGACATTGGTCCGGTTCTTGAAGCGTATCGGTCTCAGGCAGCGACGGTCACATTTTTGACTGCGGACGCGGCAGAATCGTCAAAGGAAGCCATTTTGCAAAGTGTCGCGCCGTCTGTCTCGACGGACGCGATCTCTGGTTCGACACTTGTTTTTGACGCTGAGGTCAAACGTTCAGTGATTCCCGATGCGAAACCGGGAACAACGATTCTGTTTCGAATCGACTGCGGAAAGGCTCCGATTGGTTACGTCTGGTTCCGAAGATTGATTGACCGTCTCCACGGATGGTGGACGTTACGCTGA